Proteins from one Chitinophaga oryzae genomic window:
- a CDS encoding DUF1634 domain-containing protein — protein sequence MKLIKTLTGDRDIALLVGQVLRTGVITASAIAFVGGVLYLAKHGADSIPDYSTFTGEGKEYTTFSGIFRGLTTFKPSAVIQFGALILLATPILRICFSLIGFAVEKDRMYVVITLIVLGIILFSMFGGLKV from the coding sequence ATGAAACTTATTAAAACACTCACCGGCGACAGAGATATTGCTTTACTGGTAGGACAGGTGCTGCGTACCGGCGTGATCACCGCCAGCGCCATTGCTTTTGTGGGAGGCGTCTTATACCTGGCCAAACATGGGGCAGACAGTATCCCCGATTACAGCACATTTACCGGCGAAGGAAAAGAGTACACGACGTTCAGCGGTATCTTCCGCGGGCTGACAACATTCAAACCTTCAGCCGTCATCCAGTTCGGGGCATTGATACTGCTGGCCACGCCTATACTCCGCATCTGCTTTTCCCTCATTGGATTTGCTGTGGAGAAAGACAGGATGTACGTGGTGATCACGCTGATCGTGTTGGGCATCATTCTCTTCAGCATGTTCGGCGGCCTGAAAGTATAG
- a CDS encoding glycoside hydrolase family 3 N-terminal domain-containing protein, with product MLKKRKLLAYAMALLPVGTLCAQEQPLFRKAGAPLDQRVSDLLHTLTLSEKISLLGYNSPAIERLHIPAYNWWNEALHGIARGGEATVFPQAVGLSASFNAPLAKAVAASISTEARAKYNLAVAAGRHVQYMGLNFWTPNINIFRDPRWGRGQETYGEDPYLTGVMAGAFVQGLQGDEPGALKTAACAKHFAVHSGPEADRHSFNAVVDEKDLRETYLYAFKKMVDGHVESIMCAYNRVNSQPCCTGNTLLQDILRKEWKFGGQVVTDCWALDDIWLRHKAIPTREEVAAAAIKAGVNLDCANILQDDVLKAIDKGWLKPAEVDSALSASLRTQMKLGLYDAPGASRYSGYGADSVNNAWHTALALQAARESMVLLKNNGVLPLRADKYASMLVTGSNSASLEALMGNYHGVSGNMVTFTAGLSKAAGPGMALQYDQGCDFTDTLHFGGIWASQNCDVTVAVIGLTPLLEGEEGDAFLSASGGDKNSLSLPRSQVVFMQKLRAAHKKPIIAVVTAGSAVDVSAIEPYADAIIFAWYPGEQGGNALADIIFGKYSPAGRLPVTFYQSLQDLPDYKDYSMKNRTYRYFTGKVAYPFGFGLSYTTFAYDWQQAPAAGYKANDTIRMSVQVRNTGSMDGDEVLQAYITYPNQERMPLKELKAFKRVHVKQGGTTAVTLEIPMAELQKWDLQQQRWKLYKGTYGVHIGSSSADFRLTRNIVVK from the coding sequence ATGTTGAAAAAAAGAAAACTGCTGGCATATGCGATGGCGCTGCTACCGGTAGGAACATTGTGTGCACAGGAACAGCCGTTGTTCCGAAAGGCAGGCGCGCCGCTGGACCAGCGTGTGAGTGATCTGCTGCATACGCTGACGTTATCCGAAAAAATCTCCCTGCTGGGGTATAACAGTCCCGCTATAGAGCGGCTGCATATTCCGGCGTATAACTGGTGGAATGAAGCACTGCACGGCATCGCCCGTGGCGGCGAGGCGACCGTTTTTCCGCAGGCCGTCGGTCTGTCGGCTTCGTTTAACGCACCGCTGGCGAAGGCAGTAGCGGCATCCATCTCCACGGAAGCGCGTGCCAAATACAACCTGGCGGTGGCCGCAGGGCGTCATGTGCAATATATGGGGCTCAATTTCTGGACACCTAATATCAACATTTTCCGCGATCCACGCTGGGGCCGGGGCCAGGAGACCTATGGAGAAGACCCATACCTGACGGGTGTTATGGCCGGCGCATTTGTGCAGGGCTTACAAGGCGACGAACCGGGAGCGCTGAAAACGGCTGCCTGCGCCAAACATTTTGCGGTGCATAGCGGACCGGAAGCGGACCGTCACAGTTTTAACGCTGTGGTGGATGAAAAAGACCTGCGGGAAACCTACCTGTATGCTTTTAAGAAGATGGTGGATGGTCATGTGGAATCCATTATGTGCGCCTATAACCGGGTGAACAGTCAGCCTTGCTGCACCGGAAACACACTGTTGCAGGACATCCTGCGGAAGGAATGGAAGTTTGGCGGGCAGGTGGTGACCGACTGCTGGGCGCTGGATGATATCTGGTTGCGCCATAAGGCCATCCCTACGCGCGAAGAGGTGGCTGCGGCCGCGATCAAAGCCGGTGTTAACCTGGATTGCGCCAATATCTTACAGGACGATGTGTTAAAAGCGATCGATAAGGGCTGGCTGAAACCGGCGGAGGTAGACAGTGCGCTGAGCGCCAGTCTGCGTACCCAGATGAAGCTTGGGCTGTACGATGCGCCGGGAGCCAGCCGTTACAGCGGTTACGGCGCCGACAGCGTTAACAACGCCTGGCATACCGCACTGGCCTTACAGGCCGCCAGAGAGAGTATGGTACTGCTGAAAAATAACGGCGTATTGCCGCTGCGTGCCGACAAATACGCCTCCATGCTGGTCACCGGTTCCAATTCCGCTTCGCTGGAAGCCCTGATGGGCAACTATCACGGCGTATCCGGCAATATGGTGACTTTTACCGCCGGCCTCAGTAAAGCCGCGGGGCCCGGTATGGCGCTGCAATACGACCAGGGGTGCGACTTTACCGACACGCTGCATTTTGGCGGTATCTGGGCTTCCCAGAACTGTGATGTGACCGTTGCCGTGATAGGACTGACGCCACTGCTGGAAGGAGAAGAGGGGGATGCCTTCCTGTCTGCTTCCGGAGGAGATAAAAATTCGTTGAGCCTTCCCCGTTCGCAGGTGGTTTTTATGCAGAAACTAAGGGCTGCGCACAAAAAGCCGATCATCGCCGTGGTAACGGCCGGCAGCGCGGTAGATGTTTCCGCTATTGAACCGTATGCAGATGCGATCATCTTCGCGTGGTACCCGGGAGAACAAGGGGGGAATGCACTCGCGGATATCATCTTCGGAAAGTATTCGCCCGCAGGGCGCCTCCCGGTCACCTTTTACCAGTCGCTCCAAGACCTGCCGGATTATAAGGACTATAGCATGAAAAACCGCACTTACCGTTATTTTACCGGTAAGGTGGCCTATCCTTTCGGTTTCGGTCTGAGCTATACCACGTTTGCCTATGACTGGCAACAGGCGCCGGCAGCAGGTTACAAGGCGAATGACACTATTCGTATGTCCGTTCAGGTACGTAATACCGGCAGCATGGATGGCGATGAGGTGTTGCAGGCGTATATCACTTATCCCAATCAGGAGAGGATGCCGCTGAAAGAGCTGAAAGCGTTTAAGCGGGTGCATGTAAAGCAAGGCGGCACAACTGCCGTAACGCTGGAAATACCGATGGCGGAATTGCAGAAGTGGGACCTGCAGCAGCAGCGCTGGAAATTGTATAAAGGGACGTATGGTGTGCATATCGGGTCATCATCCGCAGATTTCAGACTGACGCGCAACATCGTTGTGAAATAA
- a CDS encoding multidrug effflux MFS transporter, giving the protein MTQEHTRSGYFFLILILGAMTALAPFSIDMYLPSFPAIAKDFGVEQARVGLSLSSFFIGISAGQLLYGPLLDRFGRKTPLILGLLVYIAASLGCVYAGTLNSLVVLRFIQALGSCAATVASVAMVRDLFPVKENARVFALLMLVVGASPMLAPTIGGYVSAAFHWHAVFVVLGGIGLLLLLATVLWLPESYKPDTALSLKPGPIIQSFWTVATTPQFYTYAFTGAIAFSGLFAYVSGSPQVFMDVYHLDGKTYGWIFAGLSIGFIGCSQVNSVLLKRYESKQIVPVALTLQGLIAVIMAVSAWNEWLGLTGLLALLFFFLCCMGFINPNTAALCLAPFTRNAGTASALMGALQMGIGALAATVVSLYDTHNAVPLAFTMCSASLLAIAVLFTGRRQIKTTVAAEKGSAVLSH; this is encoded by the coding sequence GTGACACAAGAACATACCCGATCCGGCTATTTTTTCCTGATATTGATCCTGGGCGCTATGACGGCGTTGGCGCCTTTTTCCATAGATATGTACCTGCCGAGTTTTCCTGCGATCGCCAAAGATTTTGGCGTAGAGCAGGCGCGGGTGGGGCTGTCCCTCTCCAGTTTCTTCATTGGCATTTCGGCCGGCCAGCTGCTGTACGGGCCATTGCTGGACCGCTTTGGCCGTAAAACGCCGCTGATACTGGGACTGCTGGTATATATCGCGGCCTCTCTGGGCTGCGTATATGCGGGCACGTTGAATAGCCTCGTGGTCCTTCGTTTTATACAGGCGCTCGGCAGTTGTGCCGCTACGGTGGCCTCTGTGGCAATGGTGCGAGACCTGTTTCCCGTAAAGGAAAATGCGCGGGTGTTTGCATTGCTGATGCTGGTGGTGGGCGCCTCCCCTATGCTGGCCCCCACCATTGGCGGCTATGTGTCCGCTGCATTTCACTGGCATGCGGTGTTTGTGGTGCTGGGCGGTATCGGCCTGCTGCTCCTGCTGGCCACTGTCCTGTGGCTGCCGGAAAGCTACAAACCAGACACGGCCCTCTCTCTCAAACCGGGCCCTATCATTCAGAGCTTCTGGACAGTGGCAACCACGCCGCAGTTCTATACGTACGCCTTCACCGGCGCCATCGCATTCTCCGGGCTGTTTGCCTACGTATCCGGCTCACCGCAGGTGTTTATGGATGTATATCATCTCGACGGCAAGACCTACGGCTGGATCTTCGCCGGCCTGTCCATCGGTTTCATCGGCTGCAGCCAGGTCAACAGCGTGCTGCTCAAACGGTATGAAAGCAAACAGATCGTGCCCGTTGCGCTCACGCTCCAGGGCCTGATAGCCGTAATCATGGCGGTCAGCGCGTGGAACGAATGGCTCGGCCTTACCGGCCTGCTGGCGCTGCTGTTTTTTTTCCTCTGCTGTATGGGCTTCATCAATCCCAATACCGCTGCATTGTGTCTTGCGCCGTTTACCAGGAACGCAGGCACGGCTTCTGCCCTGATGGGCGCACTGCAGATGGGTATCGGCGCACTGGCTGCGACCGTAGTGAGCCTCTATGACACCCATAACGCCGTTCCGCTCGCCTTCACCATGTGCAGCGCTTCACTTCTCGCGATAGCCGTGCTATTCACCGGCCGCCGGCAGATTAAAACGACCGTCGCCGCCGAAAAAGGCAGCGCCGTACTGTCCCATTAG
- a CDS encoding cation:proton antiporter — protein sequence MNTFTIITALITISALISYINNRFIKLPGTIGVIVVSLLLSLLILFTGKIFPDAYAFIKELTSSIDFTQTLLDIMLGFLLFASALQFDFQKLKEQRYPVLVLSTVGVIGSTFIFGYLLYWATGMLNVELPLLYCLLFGALISPTDPVAVMSVLKKSKVPSSLETIIGGESLLNDGTGILLFVILKELAASADAHVSFSHTVALFSQEVFGGILLGVISGLVAYRTMKRVDDFQIIVMVSLSMVMVISVTGAMLHVSIPLAAVSAGLILGNTSLGTKQSEDMQRYFHNVWHLIDELLNTILFVMIGLQIVLMPFLKNYWLTGLFAVAFVLVARALSIYLPSLLLKKSLKTTYKGITILVWAGLRGGISVALAMSLPESPYKEIILSGSYFVVLFSIIVQGLTLKRVVNRMVAA from the coding sequence ATGAACACTTTTACAATTATTACGGCTTTAATCACTATCAGTGCGCTGATTTCGTACATCAACAACCGGTTTATCAAACTGCCCGGAACCATAGGCGTGATCGTGGTTTCACTGCTATTGTCCTTATTGATCCTGTTTACCGGTAAAATTTTTCCCGATGCCTATGCGTTCATCAAGGAACTCACCAGCAGCATCGACTTTACACAAACACTGCTGGATATTATGTTAGGTTTCCTCCTGTTTGCGAGTGCCCTGCAATTTGATTTTCAGAAACTGAAAGAACAGCGCTATCCAGTACTGGTACTCAGTACCGTCGGCGTTATCGGGTCTACCTTCATCTTCGGCTACCTGCTGTATTGGGCTACCGGCATGTTAAATGTTGAACTGCCGCTGCTGTACTGCCTGTTGTTCGGCGCGCTCATTTCCCCTACCGACCCGGTGGCGGTGATGTCCGTGCTGAAAAAATCCAAAGTACCCTCTTCGCTGGAGACCATCATCGGGGGCGAATCCCTGCTGAATGACGGTACCGGCATCCTGCTCTTCGTGATCCTGAAAGAACTGGCGGCCAGCGCTGATGCGCACGTCTCCTTTTCCCACACCGTCGCCCTCTTCTCCCAGGAAGTATTCGGCGGTATCCTGTTAGGCGTCATATCCGGCCTGGTGGCTTACCGCACCATGAAACGGGTGGATGACTTCCAGATCATCGTCATGGTGTCTCTATCCATGGTGATGGTCATTTCCGTTACAGGCGCCATGCTGCACGTTTCTATCCCGCTGGCTGCGGTGTCCGCAGGTCTCATCCTCGGCAACACCTCATTGGGTACCAAACAGTCCGAAGACATGCAACGTTACTTTCATAACGTGTGGCACCTGATAGACGAACTGCTCAACACCATCCTCTTCGTGATGATCGGCCTGCAGATCGTGCTCATGCCATTCCTTAAAAACTACTGGCTCACCGGCCTCTTTGCCGTGGCCTTCGTACTGGTGGCCAGGGCCCTGAGCATCTATCTCCCTTCATTGCTGCTGAAAAAGTCGCTGAAAACAACCTACAAAGGCATCACCATACTGGTATGGGCCGGTCTTCGCGGGGGTATCTCCGTGGCACTCGCTATGTCGCTGCCCGAATCCCCCTATAAGGAAATCATCCTTTCAGGAAGCTATTTCGTGGTACTGTTCTCCATCATTGTCCAGGGCCTTACCCTCAAACGGGTGGTCAACAGGATGGTCGCCGCATAA
- a CDS encoding helix-turn-helix transcriptional regulator, with translation MDDQNTIKPIPERKILLIERDDQYFTPLELIPDDFNDTVIPFARQYFKQDNDCDMFCQNIKVRDFSIWHHEVLAKKNILLTPYSPRHILALHFNQADAVVANIHGRGDFNMVGRQICLFNLPEQMHTVPVIPGIQISSFHINIIPGCMGALVREFPELKGLLSKKITDQSEPLNQRDCTTNIAIQLLLDVIKDCRLIEDQAECLLRRCCVAIFSNYLCQDATPEGIRRPVDDDTLIKVFDYLKDNVHLESPLMHTAFLFNLPSAVLAGAFENMFYIPLEDFAFQQKMLKAYQRLVYENISLSDIAQSIGLPDENVFTIAFINYFHCDPVYIRNAQ, from the coding sequence ATGGATGATCAAAATACTATCAAGCCCATTCCGGAACGCAAAATACTCCTGATAGAACGAGATGACCAGTATTTTACCCCTTTGGAACTGATCCCTGACGATTTCAACGATACGGTAATTCCCTTTGCCCGTCAGTACTTCAAACAGGATAATGATTGCGATATGTTCTGTCAGAACATTAAAGTGAGAGATTTTTCCATCTGGCATCACGAGGTGCTGGCGAAAAAGAATATCCTGCTTACGCCTTATTCACCCCGTCATATCCTGGCGCTGCATTTTAACCAGGCAGACGCCGTGGTGGCGAACATTCACGGGAGAGGCGACTTCAACATGGTAGGCCGGCAGATCTGCCTGTTCAACCTGCCGGAACAAATGCATACCGTTCCGGTGATTCCCGGCATACAGATCAGCAGTTTCCATATCAACATCATCCCCGGTTGTATGGGCGCGCTGGTACGGGAATTCCCGGAACTGAAAGGCCTCCTCTCGAAAAAAATTACCGACCAGAGCGAACCGCTGAACCAGCGCGACTGCACTACCAACATCGCCATCCAGCTGTTGCTGGATGTGATCAAGGATTGCCGCCTGATAGAAGACCAGGCTGAATGCCTCCTGCGCCGCTGCTGCGTAGCGATCTTCAGCAACTACCTCTGCCAGGACGCCACGCCTGAAGGTATCCGCCGCCCGGTAGACGACGACACGCTGATCAAAGTCTTTGACTACCTGAAAGACAATGTGCACCTGGAATCACCCCTGATGCATACCGCCTTTCTCTTCAACCTGCCCAGCGCCGTGCTGGCAGGCGCCTTCGAAAACATGTTCTACATTCCACTGGAAGACTTTGCCTTTCAGCAGAAAATGCTCAAAGCCTACCAACGGCTGGTATATGAAAATATTTCCCTCTCCGACATCGCACAGAGCATCGGCCTGCCGGACGAAAACGTATTCACCATCGCATTCATCAACTATTTCCATTGCGATCCCGTATACATACGGAACGCACAATGA
- a CDS encoding T9SS type B sorting domain-containing protein: MSTSILKSLAAALLLALGPLLTYAQEGMPATVRPCGTDLLLQQWRQDPSFLAREQAINQALLQRHYVKAPGAPAADPAIITLPVVVHILNENLNAYTDLDVANAIRQLNEAYSATGAFTGGRTDTKIRFCLAQTAPDGGRTSGILRSYSYLNDFDVDMEGGEVTDMGAWDRARYINIWVVSSIRSDYMQDFSCGKWSRLTMGGYASAGGDIVVAGLGTGVLAHEMGHYLSLLHTFAARDCKNNDCLTDGDMVCDTPPEKTITGGYACSAPQNSCSSDTLSGFTVDVPDLPDNFMDYGQGTGCILGFTPGQTERMRNFIAAALPLMQASTVCNDPCAGSLTAAFTRDIAYPVVGEVVTFTAAVAAGQSVQWLVDGAPAGTGVTLALPVTTQKTYQLALRVTDNVTGCQASTTDAMPVSCGVVARFYPDKRKIASKLGIQTDHVVFTNRSRNATAWKWLVSNDKGMAETVVSTDEQLDYVFNSPGNYKVRLYATDGHCEDYTNPVTIVVDDPTADGVVYVSGVECYQQNKLRVKLYFENKGYQTIPKNTPVSFYDDDPRPGKGRRLGTPFLLPADLPGKCVSVLYTTIVDAGREGIDTLVTVMNDNGAVFPVVLPNTSVEESNYGNNFSFKKGFRFHVSLAPGDYTLTPQQQLVLKPSSRGGTLTSAVWETSPYLDCSTCINATFTAPYRKDTVTAVKVRGYSQYACYADTMATLHIPPVDDYTVKLDKVTCSRGDSLHVDFSLCNAYAPGNIPATLQVDFYDRAPGNPAAVKLGNTFLTPMASAGTCSSYGQYLRNTATGQVVAVVNKDHRPFPPTTGLNETDYTNNTHTLGYVPPVLTVFPQDTTVFRKAPFHFYYKVTGFDPAAVRWDNSDAYTMDCNDCPAPSVRMLDSSRIGLTLTNRYGCVLKGEEYVHLVPPDLTVSLLSARCYDNEHILVKFKVCVANGYDSIFRKLPVSFYNGDPGNERTKVLEPLFYTPAPQEGDCREFTHVVSAPVTAEVVAVVNDKSGVVWKETDYTNNRSALDYERFAIRATPVLISLPRPASVPLRTAVTGGAAAAYAWEPRSGLSCATCPSPVAAATSSMRYVVTARNDYWCTDTASVQIQTFVNAGISMPNAFSPNGDGQNDYFYVIGSWDIRQVRNLSVFNRSGNKVFEAVNTPANDRAYGWDGMVKGQKADMGTYVYFATVEYTDGSVKLIKGAVTLIR; the protein is encoded by the coding sequence ATGAGCACTTCCATATTGAAAAGCCTGGCCGCCGCTTTATTGCTGGCGCTGGGCCCTCTCCTGACCTATGCCCAGGAGGGAATGCCGGCCACGGTACGGCCCTGCGGCACTGATCTTTTACTACAGCAATGGCGGCAGGATCCGTCTTTTCTGGCGCGGGAGCAAGCCATCAACCAGGCGTTGCTCCAACGTCATTACGTAAAAGCGCCGGGCGCACCGGCAGCAGATCCGGCCATCATCACCCTGCCGGTAGTGGTGCACATCCTGAATGAAAACCTCAACGCCTATACGGACCTGGACGTGGCCAACGCCATCCGGCAACTGAATGAAGCTTACAGCGCCACAGGGGCTTTTACCGGCGGCCGTACGGACACTAAAATCCGTTTCTGCCTCGCCCAAACAGCCCCCGACGGCGGCCGCACCAGCGGTATCCTCCGCAGCTACTCCTATCTGAACGATTTTGACGTAGACATGGAAGGGGGAGAAGTAACGGATATGGGCGCGTGGGACCGTGCCCGTTATATTAACATCTGGGTGGTATCCTCCATCCGCTCTGACTATATGCAGGACTTTAGCTGCGGTAAATGGAGCCGGCTGACCATGGGCGGTTATGCCAGCGCCGGCGGAGATATTGTGGTCGCCGGACTGGGCACAGGCGTGCTGGCCCACGAAATGGGGCACTACCTCAGCCTGCTGCATACCTTCGCGGCGCGGGATTGTAAAAACAATGACTGTCTCACCGACGGGGATATGGTCTGCGATACCCCGCCCGAAAAAACCATCACCGGCGGCTACGCCTGCAGCGCCCCGCAAAACTCCTGCAGCTCGGATACCTTGTCCGGCTTCACCGTCGACGTGCCCGACCTGCCGGACAATTTCATGGACTATGGCCAGGGCACCGGCTGTATCCTGGGCTTCACGCCGGGGCAGACAGAACGCATGCGTAATTTCATCGCTGCCGCGCTGCCACTGATGCAAGCCAGCACCGTCTGCAACGATCCCTGCGCCGGCTCACTCACCGCCGCCTTCACCCGCGACATCGCCTATCCCGTGGTAGGGGAAGTGGTGACCTTTACGGCTGCCGTAGCTGCAGGACAATCCGTACAGTGGCTGGTAGACGGCGCACCTGCCGGAACGGGCGTTACCCTGGCGCTGCCGGTCACCACACAGAAAACCTACCAGCTGGCATTGCGTGTAACCGATAACGTGACCGGCTGCCAGGCTTCCACGACAGACGCCATGCCGGTGAGCTGCGGCGTAGTGGCCCGATTCTATCCTGATAAACGCAAAATCGCTTCCAAACTGGGCATACAGACTGACCATGTAGTGTTTACCAACCGCTCCCGCAATGCGACCGCCTGGAAATGGCTGGTCAGCAACGACAAAGGCATGGCCGAAACAGTGGTGAGTACGGACGAACAACTGGATTATGTTTTCAATTCGCCCGGCAACTATAAAGTACGCCTGTACGCTACCGACGGACACTGTGAAGACTATACCAACCCGGTGACCATCGTGGTGGACGATCCCACTGCCGACGGGGTGGTGTACGTATCGGGGGTGGAATGTTATCAGCAGAACAAGCTGCGCGTGAAACTTTATTTTGAAAACAAGGGATACCAGACCATCCCTAAAAATACCCCTGTCTCTTTTTATGACGATGATCCGCGGCCGGGCAAAGGCAGGCGGTTAGGCACACCTTTCCTGCTGCCGGCAGACCTGCCCGGTAAATGCGTATCCGTATTGTATACCACCATTGTGGATGCTGGCCGTGAAGGCATAGATACGCTGGTGACGGTGATGAACGACAACGGCGCTGTTTTCCCGGTAGTGCTGCCCAATACCAGCGTGGAAGAAAGCAATTATGGCAACAACTTCAGCTTTAAAAAAGGCTTCCGCTTTCATGTGTCTCTTGCGCCGGGCGACTATACGCTCACGCCACAGCAGCAGCTGGTGCTGAAGCCTTCTTCCAGGGGAGGTACCCTCACCAGCGCGGTATGGGAAACATCTCCCTATCTGGATTGCAGCACCTGCATCAACGCTACTTTTACCGCACCCTATCGCAAAGACACGGTTACTGCCGTGAAGGTGCGCGGCTATAGCCAGTACGCGTGTTATGCCGATACCATGGCCACTTTGCACATCCCCCCGGTAGATGATTATACCGTCAAGCTGGACAAGGTGACCTGTTCCCGCGGCGACAGCCTGCATGTGGACTTTTCCCTGTGCAACGCCTATGCTCCGGGCAATATTCCTGCTACCTTGCAGGTCGACTTTTACGACCGTGCGCCGGGAAATCCTGCCGCGGTGAAGCTGGGCAACACCTTTCTTACACCAATGGCTTCCGCAGGCACCTGTAGCAGTTACGGGCAGTATCTCCGGAATACAGCCACGGGGCAGGTGGTGGCGGTGGTGAATAAAGATCACCGGCCCTTCCCGCCCACTACGGGTTTGAATGAGACAGATTATACCAACAATACGCATACGCTGGGTTATGTGCCGCCGGTGTTGACAGTCTTCCCGCAGGATACGACCGTATTCCGCAAGGCGCCTTTTCATTTTTATTACAAAGTGACCGGTTTTGATCCGGCTGCGGTCCGATGGGATAACAGTGACGCTTATACGATGGACTGCAATGACTGTCCCGCGCCATCCGTCCGGATGCTGGATAGCAGCCGGATAGGGCTAACGTTGACAAACCGTTACGGGTGTGTGCTTAAAGGAGAGGAGTATGTGCACCTTGTTCCGCCGGACCTGACGGTTAGTTTATTATCGGCGCGTTGTTATGATAATGAGCATATCCTTGTGAAGTTTAAGGTATGTGTGGCGAACGGTTACGACAGCATTTTCAGGAAGCTGCCGGTTTCTTTTTACAACGGTGATCCCGGTAATGAACGTACGAAAGTACTGGAGCCGTTGTTTTATACGCCTGCGCCGCAGGAGGGCGATTGCCGTGAGTTTACGCATGTGGTCAGCGCTCCGGTCACGGCAGAAGTAGTAGCGGTGGTTAATGACAAAAGCGGCGTTGTATGGAAAGAAACAGATTATACCAATAACCGGAGTGCATTGGATTATGAACGGTTTGCCATTCGCGCCACACCGGTGCTGATATCGTTGCCGAGACCGGCCAGCGTGCCTTTGCGTACGGCGGTCACCGGTGGCGCTGCCGCCGCTTATGCCTGGGAGCCCCGTTCGGGCCTGTCCTGTGCGACCTGTCCGTCCCCGGTAGCTGCCGCCACATCCTCCATGCGTTATGTTGTGACAGCCAGGAATGATTACTGGTGTACAGATACGGCGAGCGTGCAGATACAGACCTTTGTCAATGCAGGTATCAGTATGCCGAATGCTTTTTCGCCCAATGGCGACGGGCAGAACGATTACTTCTATGTGATTGGCAGCTGGGATATCCGGCAGGTAAGGAATTTGTCGGTGTTTAACCGTTCCGGCAACAAGGTGTTTGAGGCGGTGAATACGCCGGCCAACGACCGTGCCTATGGCTGGGACGGTATGGTAAAAGGACAGAAGGCGGATATGGGCACCTATGTTTATTTTGCTACGGTGGAATATACAGACGGTTCCGTAAAACTGATTAAAGGCGCGGTGACGCTTATCCGGTAA
- a CDS encoding aminotransferase class V-fold PLP-dependent enzyme: protein MEASNRKWEQIRADFPVFSKYTYLFTNGGGPVSKPLVAKATKLLTDLSEQGRGVMPAWDPEVQQVRAALARTVNASPSEMAFITNTAQAMGLLTGMFPRTFEILTMKDDFPTSFVPWIHHGHPVRLVQPEANGAIPVTAIEQQITSDTRILILSHVMFRSGYRHDLAAIGSLCKKHGLILIVDATQSFGINEIDVKTANIDILIFHTYKWAAAGYGAGGMYVSQQILEKYPPQTMGWYNVTYPNPDFDTTQDYTQFTPKKDATVFEQGTPAFLNILLLGEALRYLEAIGIADIDAYIHLLINYLHEQAAAHQVEVLSDFEQPHLSSIQRLKISPEQNQRLVQHNVMARYKNNTLTVALNFYNNKTDIDALFAVLQ from the coding sequence ATGGAAGCCAGCAATCGCAAATGGGAACAGATAAGAGCCGATTTCCCGGTCTTCAGTAAATACACTTACCTCTTTACCAATGGCGGCGGTCCGGTGAGCAAGCCGCTGGTGGCCAAAGCAACAAAACTACTGACTGACCTGAGTGAACAGGGCCGCGGGGTGATGCCCGCCTGGGATCCCGAAGTGCAACAGGTCCGCGCTGCTCTGGCCCGTACCGTGAACGCATCCCCTTCGGAGATGGCTTTTATCACCAATACCGCACAGGCGATGGGACTGCTGACGGGCATGTTCCCCCGAACGTTTGAAATTCTTACCATGAAAGATGATTTCCCTACCAGCTTCGTGCCCTGGATACATCACGGACATCCCGTGCGACTGGTACAGCCGGAGGCAAACGGCGCCATACCTGTCACCGCCATAGAACAGCAAATCACTTCCGATACCCGTATCCTGATCCTCAGCCATGTCATGTTCCGCTCCGGCTACCGTCACGACCTCGCGGCCATAGGCTCGTTATGTAAAAAACATGGATTGATACTGATCGTAGACGCCACGCAGTCTTTCGGCATCAATGAAATAGATGTGAAAACCGCCAACATCGACATCCTCATTTTCCATACCTACAAATGGGCAGCCGCGGGCTACGGCGCCGGTGGCATGTACGTGTCTCAGCAAATACTGGAAAAATATCCGCCCCAAACCATGGGATGGTACAATGTCACCTATCCCAACCCCGACTTTGATACGACGCAGGACTATACCCAGTTTACGCCGAAAAAGGACGCTACCGTATTTGAACAGGGCACACCGGCTTTTCTCAATATCCTGCTGCTCGGTGAAGCCCTGCGGTACCTGGAAGCCATCGGCATTGCAGACATCGACGCTTACATACACCTGCTGATTAACTACCTGCATGAACAGGCAGCGGCGCACCAGGTCGAAGTACTCTCTGACTTTGAACAGCCACATCTTTCGTCGATACAGCGACTGAAAATATCACCGGAACAAAATCAGCGGCTGGTACAACACAACGTGATGGCCCGTTATAAAAACAATACGCTCACAGTGGCGCTCAACTTCTACAACAACAAAACTGATATCGACGCCCTTTTCGCCGTGCTGCAATAA